gttacagtttaatcgcgtgaaaggtgaaaaccgtgaatggattgtgattttgacccaacaagtttgaagacttgttttatatgggtataataatcatactctggattttggggtcaaaacaatatggtttgacccgtttcggctagtttatgtaaactagttacataagccgatccgtgcgcgcaaaaggcgtaacgggtaaccgtaagagtcctacactgtgttcctaagtcaacatgctttaaagaggttgtggtatcagtaggataccttccataatgcccgtaacgagtttaagttcatattatgccccgtaggggtatttcggtctttttaaagattataaaagaggtttcagagttctacaggaaatctgagtttcccgaacagtttataaagtctaaaatactttatttattaattaaaatcagtagcaactggaatcgggtcaaaagaccttttagaactcaagttatggccgaaaagggtatattcggtatttaccgaaccgttgccataaccgcaggttatgagcaggttaaaaataataaaaaatctttaaaaatcccaaaatattattttacaacagtgagtaaaaggtttggtgtcgaaatccgggtttagataggcgttatgctaattgcgctatttaattactaaagtttcgcaatttgcgctatttagcataactcctattctggacctcggattgacataaaattttagggacatgcttagaaatcagtaaccaaggttatgatcctttcacatgtccgaaattctcgctTTAAattaaaagggcgttacggtcaacttttaagcatttaacggaaatgtgtaaaagactcggacaaacaatgaaccggtcacagagggttataccatcatgtaacctggtcctaagagagtcctaaggcatatctaaatcaaactttaacgggtcagaactgaagtcaatgcaaaagtcaaacttttgcgactttcggctccgaaccgagtcaaaacagaaaatggtcggatcaaacaagcttagactagtttatatacttattatcatgttttatgagtgttcaaacaggttacatatcatctgcattacagattatgcaagaaatcgcaaaatagcatttctgttgactttttctaagcacgtttgactcgacatttggactagttagagtggaaatcagagggtgcccttttaggggtttaaagcccacatgaataccaatatataactacctttgattcgacaaaccactggaccatttgtgagttatcgcaaagtcaatcgttaattacgacggattgacttttaagctaaactaagcaataactaagccacaaaagggttggcatacttacagaagcttggtgcacgacttagaatgttagaagagtgcttgagagctccagagatggtttagaatgcaggtttgaggtgtgtttcacttatgtgCAATGtggtgccttttatagtgaaaaaatggacttaagatcattacacatcaacctacaaggcatcatggatgttcagcaggtggccctgggtgctagggggcatgtagagggcgcccatgcttcatttattgctcaaatgatcgttcacaacttcaaacaacaagtctgtccaagaattctgcatctgggacttgtacgcggcccgcattaggattcatcaactcacacgcgggccgcatggatcTTAATGTCAGAAAACGTATCTTCCTCTGGCGCACGGCCCGCATTAGCTCTACCTTAatcttaacgcggcccgcctgagggttaaTTATCAatattttcaaatcttttgtaatgattagcctgacctttcggtttcgaaggggtaactttgcgatttggccctcgattatttacgattaagggcctcgcgacttttacccgcattgttaagtccccggttagtttaattactatccgaaaagccttaacttttattgttgacgcttttaacccctctcatacgaatttgatcataactttctcgttttaaaacggaacttcgcgaaatttatatagtatattctagtgagcgtattttattgttacaaagcctcgggttcgtcaaagggtcactcagatgtataaattaaacatgttgacacaattaacccctgtagcttgtaatctctcactttctcccgcgtttcgctccgtacgatccttgatttattcgtttgaaggtacgagcatcatttagggttactatacagtatatttacccttcgttgacatttataaccctcgaatttacatactttcaaggtttgtcaactttagtcctttatttaatatttaatgccacgtgtaaactcatgacacgtgctaacacattattggacacaaaatttcgaggtgttacaacgcCATTGGAAGTCTCAAAAGAAAGGACCTCCACAAACCACCAAGTCCTCAATCGCCTCGTGCAAACCTTTATCTAAGAATAATGTTGCATCCTCCATGTGTATAGGTTGGCATGTCCTCAGGCCAAAAAAAAGTTTGCCAATGCCCATACAGGATCAAAGCAAGAGTAGTTCACTTTGTAGATAACCTAGTTTTGGTAGAAGACGCATCAAATCGACAACATTATTAGTTCTTTTCTAACCCACTAATAAAGCTTGGATCTCTACTAACGGCTCCCCCAAGAAACTTTACCCCCAATAATGGCCTCCTGATGTCTGTAGGAAATGAACCCTCGTGAAACTTGCTACCATGACAAGAAGGAGAGCTCGGTTTTCTTAATATTTAGTTCAAGACCCAATGTTGAACTTGTCACCTTGATGATGTCCAACATTTTAGCCACCTCTTCGGAATCTCCAATGATAATCCCATCATCAAGCTACCAGGCATGAAGAAGAAGCTTGCATTTGTATCTAATCTGATGCAGGGGGTGCAAAACAAGAGCAAAAGGAAGTGGTCCCAGTGGGTCCCCTTGTTGAACCCCAGTATCTTGGTAGTTGTACGTATAGAAATTTtgcctaaaaaaaataaaagggcACATCATCCTGACCTCGTGAAGTAAGGCTGATCTATCCAACTGattaaaaacattgaaaaaaatcAATTGTAAACATTGCAAGAGACCCATCAATGTGACATTCATTTAAAATCAATTTGATGCTATGTAATTAGTTCTATTTTTTACTTAAAGTTATTAGTTCTATTTACTTACATGGGAATGTTATTGTTTTCAATAAAATGGGAATGTTATTGTTTTCAATAAAAAAATTAGCATGTTTGTTAAGGCTAAACTCTAATTAACAATATACTTACTTTATGAATTAAAAGTCTAAGGTGTATTAGTTTTCTACATTCAATCTTTTAAAAGTCCATTTGTCTGGCGCAATTTGAGTTTTATATTAATAGAATATTGGTGGAGTCTCATGAGTTTTCCGGTACAAATTCTCCCATTCACCGACTAAAAAAGGTCTAACTTGTACCTTATTATCAAATAAtgtgattattattattacttgCTTAGAAAAATAATTGAAATATTAATTATTGTTATGTCACGGGAGTTACGTTGAGTGTTATTTAGATAATGACATTTTTCTACACTTGATTAGTATTATCGATATCATTCTGAATTACTAATTTTTTATCAATATATTTGGCAATTTTGTTTATTGAACATTGATATTTCAAATCAGATAGTTTCGTAAATATGAACAAGTTGCAGAAAATATTTCACATACTTAATTTATAAATGACAAGAACCAGTGACGAAGAGGGAGCGTCATTAAGTATATATAATTTTCAGATGAAATACACGTAAATCTATACTATCTATACTATCTATTAAAGAGGATTAGATGATGACCTCACTTTGCCTACGTATCACCTTCTTAGCTATGCCACATAGTCCCCGCTTATGTCATAATTCCgatttatttataatattatgAAGATataatttgttgttttatttgttatgAAAATGAAAAAGTATTGTTCTTTTAGGAGGAAAAATTTGAAATGCATGGGGAGTTGTTTGGCCATTTAATGCATATCAGAAGTAATCATATCAACTATCTCTTTCTTCTCGATTCAAACTCACAGGCCACAtttctctctttcttctctaTTCAAAATCACAGGCGATCTAGGGTTTCTTTTACAAAGCTTCCACACGAAGAATGTCATCGGCCAAGAAATCCGCCGGTGAATCACCATCTTTGTCACTCAGTTTCATAGACGATTTGAATCCGTCGAAAGATATGTGGAATATCAAGTGTCGAATCATCCGAAAATGGGTTCTGTCCTTTCGGATGGACCTGATCTTGCTCGATGAGAAGGTATTAGTATTTGTGAAGTGTTGATTTTCTTATTTTACTGTTCTATGGTTTATACAGAGGTGGTTTTCTAATCCGCATGATTTTGGGTTTGTGTTTTGTTTCTCAGAGGTGGTTGTGTAATAGAggtttgtgttttgtgttttgtgtAATTTaggtttgtgtgtttgtgttataCTGTTAGATATTTTGTGTTTTGTGTACTTTAGGGTTAGATATAAAGAAACAAAGATGAATAttgtttggttggttattgatcaTTGATAGATGTTTGTTGTGAGTTGCTGTTTGTTTGTTTTAGGGTTAGATGACATGAAACAAACCCGAATATTGTTTGGTTTTTGATAGTCTTTCGTGTTTTGTGTAATTTAGTTTTGTGTAACTAAAGTTATATGGTTACATACTTTCTGTTTTGTGTTATTTAGGGTTAGGTATACCTGATGCTATGGTATGTTACTAATTGCGTCTTTGTTTTAGGGTTAGGCATAACGAAAAAAACACAAATATTGTTTGGTTTTTTCTCTTTCATATGTTACCATAGCTGAGTATCTGATTTCACTTATTTGGTCAGGGTCACAAAATTCAGGCAGGTATTAAGGCTCCATTGATACCTTTGTTTATCTCACAACTTCATGAGGATGAAGTTGTTATTCTATCCAGATTTGGTGTTGGAGAAAACTCTGATGCCTACAAAGTTGTTAATCATGGTTACAAGATTAACTTTTACCGTTGTACGGTTGTTACACGTGCGAATGGTTGACAAGGTGTTGATTACGGATTTAACTTCATGGCACATTTAGAAATTCTTAAAGGAGAAGGAAAGAATCTGCTCACTGTTGGTATGACTGTTTCTGATAGTCTGATATATATTTTGTCTACATTTCGAATCTGATTACTGTTGCTATGTTTGCCATTTTAGATGTTGCTGGAACTGTTATCTGGTGTGTAGATATGGAAATCTTTCCTAATGAAAGAAAAATGATGAACTTGGATCTTCAAGATGTGCAGTAAATTCTACTTTGCCATTTATATAAATTTGTTTGTGTCTTATTATTGTATTTAATGTAGTGAAGATTCATTAAATGATTGTTCTTATTTAATACTAGACCAATGATTAGGTTGTTTTATATATAAGAATCTTCATTGCATTTAATACAAACAAAGAGTAAATCATTgtcattatttattttaaatgatTAGTGTTCTTTTAATAGACAGTATAGATATTAGTGGAACTTTTAATGCTGTTTTTTTTATCTGTTTGTTGTAGGGGAGAATTAGTTCGTTGCACTTTGTGGAATAGATATGCACAACAATTTAATGATTTTTTGTCTCAAAACAATCCGAATGAGAATGTGATGGCTGTCATTCAGCATGCGAAGATTAAGAAGTGGCAGGGTAATTTACATTTGGCTGATTCACTTACTTTAGTGTTTCCAGTGTGTTATTTGTTACATTTTTTAAGAACATTTTCTTATTTCTTTAGACACTTGTAATGAATTGTTGGATATGTATATTGTTACGTGCAGGATAATATACTGTTCAGAATGGTAAGTTTGGAACTCGACTGTTTCTCAACGAAGAATTGATGAGGTTAATGAACTTCGTAGGAAGTACTATCACTGAATTATATttgttatttttcattttttattaacACAAGTGTGAGTAGTAACACGaatgttgtttttatttttataggCTTTTAGTGAAACAATTTGAAGCTGGTGCTTCTTTTTCTCAAACCATACTTTCATCTCAGAGTGTATTTCCAGTCCGTCAAGAATTTCTAGTTGAGACTCCTAAGAGACATGTTGATGAAATTATTGAGATTGAAAGCGTATGAATATTTCTATATACATACATAGGCATTTAATTTCCTTTACTGTTTTCTATGTTTTATCAGTTGATTATGTTAATAAAGCTTTATCTTTGATATTATAGGTAATGTCATGTGTGGTAGTTGCAACGATCAAAATTGGTTAAGAAAACTATGGGTGGTTTTATCCAGCATGTCGAAACTGTAACAAGAAGGTGTTGACTAAAACTGAATACTTACAATACACTAAAACCGTTTCTGATGAGGTCATGATTCTGTCACCTACTTCATTGGTTTTTCCGAAATGCGATAAAGAATGCACATCGATAACCATTAAGTAAGCTAATGTTGCTTTTTAGGTTTATTACTTCCTATAATCGAACTGTaatttaattactatttattGCAGGTTCAAGGTACATTTGAGAGTTCAAGATGAAACCGGTAGTGTGTCTTTTGTGATGTTTGATAAAGATGTAACGAAGCTCATTGGTTCAACTGCGAGTGATATAAGGGAACGCCAACTGAAGGTCAATGATACTGAAAGTTTTCCACATGAAATATCTCGGTTGCTCGAAAAGAAGTTGGCTTTTAAAATTGAAGTTTCTGATTACAACCTTAACCATGACTACCATGTTTACACTATCCAAAAAGTATGTGGTGATCCGGACATAATTGCTGAATTGGTTGCTGGTAATGGTAATGCTCTTGAGGTTGCTGATGAGGTAAGACTTTTTGGATATCTTATACTGATTTGTTTTTGGTTTACAATTTTTGTAGTTTAAATAACTTAGCTGAATTCCTTTTGGTAATATTTTGATATTAGGTGCTTAGTCAAGAAGGTTCAGAATTCAAAGCTGTTCAATTATCTGAATCCTCACAGATGGCTGGTGCTGCTATTTCAAAGGTGAATATGTATTCTATAGTTTCGTTTTTGCTTGCCTGTAGATTATATTACCTTATTTGATACCTTAGTAGTTGTTTTGTGATTCAATTCAAGGATGTTGTATCTGTTACCGCGGACTCTTCCGTTGTCGAAGCCGAGAAGGATTCGGGCACCAATCCCAATGGTAAACGTTCGTTGCAGGAGGTGGAAGGTCAAAATGTTGGCGAACTATCTTCTAATAACAAAAATAAATCGGAAGAAGTCATCTAGGCTTAACACCTAGCTCCTTTCACGTCTTTATCTTTTGATGTTTAAGCGAATCTATGTTTTTGGTATGTACTTAAGTATGTGTTTGTTTGAAGTTGGTTTGTTGTTGGTAAGTGTTAACTACTGAAACAGTTGTTATGTATGTGTTAGATGTTGGTAACTTATGAACTTGGATTTTGTGGTAAAcctgttatgggtcattttccgagtatacatatcctgactaatatcccgcttgtaattgtttatttatgaccaggatgctggacgaggatattgctaacatcccgggcgatatcctgaggttgagTAAATTAAACACGAGCAGGTTAATGGTTACAAGCtactaacggtcatcaggacttcttctcctaaagactcgggcgaatttgttatgaggaagccgttgaagccgaaagacttggtcctcaacgttcAAGTGGGAATATTCGTTGGATCCCGGGAGTTAAGGATAGTTTGTTatattatctttactataaatagatgtggtggatcagtttaaggcacacactttTTTACACGAACACTTCCatacactcttgctctctagcTCACAGCAATCACTACACTTGTACTCAGatcacattgtaacacttagttgatccgcaccacatcctgcactgtatcctgatttttgaagcaataagaagaacaaggcagctgcgattgtcagctcccgaggttttatgccggcgatctagattgatcaagggctttcctcgtacatctcgtgttatttactttactttttgctcattgtttgatcaataaTACAGCTCGATATCTTGAGCCGTATCCCAAACATTGTTTTCATAAACAACTCAACAAGCACATTTTTCACAAcaatttctagcacactacctcacttaactaatttgatcattaaattgcttaggtaatttttgaccaaaacaatttggcgcccaccgtggggcaagtgatgctctctttactaaaaatctttatcaaatcactaatcagttttctgttttcaaaactttttaccacattgtccataatggcctcaagatcaaacatgagttcctctactgtgtctgctatgacttctgctactactggtccagtgcttccactacctcctccaaggatgcaatcttcttcgcaaCTTCAGGACGTGATCCCTACCCGGactgttcagggatctgctccgattttggcttctaatgatgaaatcctaaccttatttgggagtgtgcaggaacaaatgaggcagcaacaagaaacaaaccagatgctgttaagggagatacaactcctgaagtccggctcgagcagacctgctgaggatatcgtcactccattacagcccagagctttgaactttagttcagccgtgtttactgaggataatagggggaatattgtgcccagcctccctcagaatcctactcctgaaataccctcctcggttaggatgtctaccgtgaggagctcaggatatgtttcgggatatgggcagaatcctccgactggtaacgtatctaataataataatactattaccactaacagtgttggacctttgcaggatacaactgtaacgtcagaattatccagggagctttagaaattaaaggatatgatatccagtgtacctggagtggtgcagccaattcctaaAGTATCCCaagatagccacaggatatctcggttcgtgcatcctatatgtgatgctgaaatcctgaaaagatttcagactccgaatatgaagctttacgacggaaccacggatcctgaagagcatattgcccagtatagggaaaggatggagatcaaccctatccctccggatctcaaggaagcttgcctgtgcaagggtttcggttctactttgacaggatcagccttaaaatggctgttaaatgttcctccgcattcgattacatcattcgCCCACTTagtcaatttatttaatagtcaattttcttgcagtcggagttttgaaaaactaaccagtgatctttacagggtaactcaaggacctcaggaatccttgagggattatgtgaacaattcagtcgagaatccttggatatcccacatcttgatgttgcaacagctgtgcaagcctttaagatggggttgcaaaaggactctcagttttatcaggatcttgtaatgaatccctgcaggaatcttgatgaggctcgtaacagggctctgagatatattagattggaggatgacaagaaaatgcaagagaggatgaatgcatcctcatcgtacgaatcgactaacaggaaatcagaatcctcatataagccatatcgctccaaaccgtatggcagaaatgataacaagagagtgaatgctgttgaagacgaggatcccgaagaatatcctgaattatctgaatattgtttttctgttaatatacctgaactaatgtatgttatgcagggtctgggagataaagccaggtggcctcgaaagaatcgacaaaaagctgattggaaggataaatccaaatggtgtgccttccatgaggattttggaca
This genomic stretch from Helianthus annuus cultivar XRQ/B chromosome 8, HanXRQr2.0-SUNRISE, whole genome shotgun sequence harbors:
- the LOC110870259 gene encoding uncharacterized protein LOC110870259 translates to MSSAKKSAGESPSLSLSFIDDLNPSKDMWNIKCRIIRKWVLSFRMDLILLDEKRWFSNPHDFGFVFCFSEGHKIQAGIKAPLIPLFISQLHEDEVVILSRFGVGENSDAYKVVNHGVDYGFNFMAHLEILKGEGKNLLTVDVAGTVIWCVDMEIFPNERKMMNLDLQDVQGELVRCTLWNRYAQQFNDFLSQNNPNENVMAVIQHAKIKKWQDTCNELLDMYIVTCRIIYCSEWLLVKQFEAGASFSQTILSSQSVFPVRQEFLVETPKRHVDEIIEIESVMSSCRNCNKKVLTKTEYLQYTKTVSDEVMILSPTSLVFPKCDKECTSITIKFKVHLRVQDETGSVSFVMFDKDVTKLIGSTASDIRERQLKVNDTESFPHEISRLLEKKLAFKIEVSDYNLNHDYHVYTIQKVCGDPDIIAELVAGNGNALEVADEVLSQEGSEFKAVQLSESSQMAGAAISKDVVSVTADSSVVEAEKDSGTNPNGKRSLQEVEGQNVGELSSNNKNKSEEVI